The proteins below are encoded in one region of Alistipes indistinctus YIT 12060:
- the purB gene encoding adenylosuccinate lyase — MELTKLTAISPIDGRYRDKCEVLADYFSEYALIRYRVLVEVEYFIALCELPLPQLAGVDKAAMEKLRDVYRDFSEADALRVKEIEQTTNHDVKAVEYLIKEKMDGLGLQPFKEFVHFGLTSQDINNTAIPYSLKEATNDVYYPLLEELIAKLVSLAKEWGEIPLLAHTHGQPASPTKLGKEICVFVDRLKKQLAMLRSIPAPAKFGGATGNFNAHMAAYPQVDWVAFANRFVNGVLRLDRSQVTTQIEHYDNIAAIFDGFRRINTILIDMCRDIWTYVSMEYFKQKIKAGEVGSSAMPHKVNPIDFENAEGNLGIANAIFNHLSGKLPVSRLQRDLTDSTVLRNVGVPMAHTVVSFKSILKGLNKLIINLDKINEDLENNWAVVAEGIQTILRRESYPNPYEALKALTRTNKAITHEDIRKFIDTLDVSESVKEELRRLSPQTYTGVCNY; from the coding sequence ATGGAATTGACAAAGCTGACCGCTATATCCCCGATCGACGGCCGCTACCGCGACAAGTGCGAGGTGCTGGCCGATTATTTCTCCGAATATGCGCTGATCCGCTACCGTGTGCTGGTGGAAGTGGAGTATTTCATCGCGCTGTGCGAACTGCCGCTGCCCCAGCTCGCCGGCGTGGACAAGGCCGCCATGGAGAAGCTGCGCGACGTTTACCGCGACTTCAGCGAAGCCGATGCGCTCCGGGTCAAGGAGATCGAGCAGACGACCAACCACGACGTGAAGGCGGTCGAGTACCTGATCAAAGAGAAGATGGACGGATTGGGATTGCAGCCGTTCAAGGAGTTCGTGCACTTCGGGCTCACCTCGCAGGATATCAACAACACCGCGATTCCGTACAGCCTCAAGGAGGCGACCAACGACGTTTACTATCCGCTGCTCGAGGAGCTGATCGCGAAACTCGTTTCGCTGGCCAAGGAGTGGGGCGAGATTCCGCTGCTGGCCCATACGCACGGACAGCCCGCATCGCCCACGAAACTGGGCAAGGAGATATGTGTCTTCGTGGACCGGCTCAAAAAACAGCTCGCGATGCTGCGGTCGATTCCGGCCCCGGCGAAGTTCGGCGGCGCGACCGGCAACTTCAACGCACACATGGCGGCCTATCCGCAGGTGGATTGGGTGGCGTTCGCGAACCGCTTCGTGAACGGCGTGCTGCGCCTCGACCGTTCGCAGGTGACCACCCAGATCGAGCATTACGACAATATCGCCGCGATCTTCGACGGGTTCCGGCGTATCAATACGATCCTGATCGATATGTGCCGCGACATCTGGACGTACGTGTCGATGGAGTATTTCAAACAGAAGATCAAAGCCGGCGAGGTGGGTTCGTCGGCCATGCCGCACAAGGTGAACCCGATCGACTTCGAGAATGCGGAGGGCAACCTCGGTATCGCCAACGCGATCTTCAACCACCTGTCGGGCAAACTGCCCGTATCGCGTTTGCAGCGCGATTTGACCGATTCGACCGTGCTGCGTAACGTCGGCGTGCCGATGGCGCATACCGTGGTGTCGTTCAAGTCGATCCTCAAGGGGCTGAATAAGCTGATCATCAACCTCGACAAGATCAACGAAGACCTCGAAAACAACTGGGCCGTGGTAGCCGAAGGTATCCAGACGATCCTGCGCCGCGAAAGCTATCCGAACCCTTACGAGGCGCTTAAAGCGCTGACCCGGACGAACAAGGCGATCACGCACGAGGATATCCGCAAGTTCATCGATACGCTCGATGTCTCGGAGAGCGTGAAGGAGGAGCTGCGCCGCCTCTCGCCGCAGACCTATACCGGCGTGTGCAACTATTAG
- a CDS encoding DUF4834 family protein, with product MDSVLSFIFFLIVGFYLAGLLGRLLLRRWIIRKQKEFEQGGNPFFRTYTWGGGGHSRNAKPKPEGKVTVEQTRMTQKRVSGDVGDYVEYEEIKVSRETESGTDADASGREPQQK from the coding sequence ATGGACAGCGTGCTGAGCTTTATATTTTTCCTTATCGTCGGCTTTTACCTCGCGGGGCTCCTCGGGCGGCTCCTGCTGCGCCGTTGGATCATCCGCAAGCAAAAGGAGTTCGAACAGGGCGGCAACCCGTTTTTCCGCACCTACACCTGGGGAGGGGGCGGACACTCCCGCAACGCTAAACCGAAGCCCGAAGGCAAGGTGACCGTCGAACAGACGCGCATGACCCAGAAGCGTGTCAGCGGCGATGTGGGCGACTACGTCGAATACGAGGAGATCAAGGTCAGCCGCGAAACAGAAAGCGGAACCGATGCGGATGCTTCCGGCCGGGAACCGCAGCAAAAATAA
- a CDS encoding C10 family peptidase: MRRALWLVGLLLLAAACTREPGISPGDGNSDPAGASRNPVMSMERLQELALELPDDFSDGLSTRSARRMIREVVPVTDFIDGSLLEPFAASVAASGTKAAATRAGGVAPANASPGSLSAEADVAATLGRIYVVNYEDDAGFAILSADRQLPSVLGYADSGNITDTMTNPGIKLFLERLPDFVATSLLWDSLTDPDPPVDPDPGGGGTDPGPAPDPSDTTVVYRYHHNQFVCTTTEGPYVKVEWGQGYPFNNRVTTLCPNKMTGRAPAGCTITAMLQIMSSHCYPTSYIEILDLTRVELDWATYISYKRGLDFGRDPAAENRIARFTHMLGINASIDYGCNGSGAAVKNIKKTFEGYGYHTDGVMSYTWDRVREDIDHGLPVFTAATPLSGDRHAWVIDGYKYGYYLTDVFMDVYDANGNLIRGYYLGVEHEYHTLAHCNWGWDGDGNGYFLNDCYSPSGPIIRDEETGSAPASSRPYIKDFEIIKNVHP; the protein is encoded by the coding sequence ATGAGAAGAGCTTTATGGTTAGTGGGGCTGCTGCTGTTGGCGGCGGCCTGTACCCGTGAGCCCGGCATCTCTCCGGGAGACGGAAATTCCGACCCTGCCGGAGCGTCGCGCAATCCGGTGATGTCGATGGAGCGCCTGCAGGAGCTGGCGCTCGAGCTTCCCGATGATTTTTCCGACGGCCTCTCCACACGCTCCGCGCGCAGGATGATCCGCGAAGTGGTTCCGGTGACCGATTTTATCGACGGTTCGTTGCTGGAACCTTTCGCCGCGTCTGTCGCGGCATCCGGTACCAAAGCCGCGGCCACGCGTGCCGGAGGAGTTGCCCCTGCGAATGCCTCCCCTGGCTCCCTTTCTGCCGAGGCGGATGTCGCCGCGACGCTGGGGCGTATCTATGTGGTCAATTACGAGGACGACGCGGGCTTCGCGATCCTGTCGGCCGACCGGCAACTGCCCTCGGTGCTGGGATATGCCGACAGCGGCAACATCACCGACACGATGACCAATCCCGGCATCAAACTCTTCCTGGAGCGGCTGCCCGATTTCGTGGCGACTTCGCTATTGTGGGATTCGCTGACCGATCCCGATCCTCCGGTCGATCCCGATCCGGGCGGCGGAGGCACCGACCCCGGGCCGGCGCCCGATCCCTCCGATACGACCGTGGTGTACCGCTATCATCACAACCAATTCGTATGCACGACAACTGAGGGCCCTTATGTAAAAGTTGAATGGGGGCAGGGCTATCCATTTAACAACAGAGTAACAACATTATGCCCTAATAAAATGACAGGTCGTGCACCGGCAGGGTGTACGATAACGGCTATGTTACAAATCATGTCTTCCCATTGCTATCCGACCTCTTACATTGAAATTCTTGATCTGACACGTGTAGAATTAGACTGGGCCACTTACATCTCTTATAAAAGAGGGCTTGACTTCGGCAGGGATCCTGCCGCCGAAAATAGAATAGCACGATTTACACATATGCTGGGGATTAATGCAAGTATTGACTATGGCTGTAACGGAAGCGGTGCTGCCGTGAAGAATATAAAAAAAACGTTTGAAGGTTACGGATATCATACCGACGGTGTAATGAGCTATACCTGGGATCGGGTCAGGGAAGATATTGATCATGGCCTACCGGTGTTTACGGCAGCTACTCCCCTGAGCGGAGACCGTCATGCTTGGGTAATAGACGGCTATAAATACGGTTACTATCTTACCGATGTGTTTATGGATGTGTATGATGCTAACGGTAATTTAATCAGGGGATATTATCTGGGTGTCGAGCATGAATATCACACGCTGGCCCACTGCAACTGGGGTTGGGATGGAGATGGCAACGGTTATTTCCTAAACGATTGTTACTCTCCGAGTGGTCCGATTATCCGGGATGAAGAAACGGGTAGTGCTCCGGCGAGTTCTCGTCCTTATATAAAGGATTTTGAAATTATCAAAAACGTACATCCATGA
- a CDS encoding MlaE family ABC transporter permease, whose product MKNFFELIGRYFMLMSKAFSRPEKFSIYRKRILVEMASLGLNSIGIVAIISVFMGAVITIQMALNLQSPFIPKYLIGYATRESMLLEFSSTVVALILAGKVGSNIASEIGTMRITEQIDALEIMGVNSASYLILPKIIATVFFFPFLTIMSMGIGVAGGYVISLLTGAVNPEAYLTGIRYDFKPFYITYSLVKSSVFAFIITSISGFYGYYANGNSLEVGRASTKAVVVSSIVILIFNLILTQIMLT is encoded by the coding sequence ATGAAAAACTTTTTTGAACTGATCGGGCGCTACTTCATGCTGATGAGCAAGGCCTTCTCCCGTCCGGAGAAGTTCTCGATCTACCGCAAGCGGATCCTGGTCGAGATGGCGAGCCTCGGGCTCAACTCGATCGGCATCGTCGCGATCATCTCGGTGTTCATGGGCGCCGTAATCACGATCCAGATGGCGCTGAACCTGCAGTCGCCGTTCATTCCGAAATACCTGATCGGCTATGCCACGCGCGAGTCGATGCTGCTGGAGTTCTCGTCGACGGTCGTCGCGCTGATCCTCGCCGGCAAAGTGGGGTCGAACATCGCCTCCGAAATCGGCACGATGCGCATCACCGAACAGATCGACGCGCTGGAGATCATGGGCGTCAACTCGGCCAGCTACCTGATCCTGCCCAAGATCATCGCCACCGTCTTTTTTTTCCCGTTCCTGACGATCATGAGCATGGGCATCGGCGTGGCGGGCGGTTACGTGATCTCGCTGCTGACCGGTGCGGTCAACCCCGAGGCCTACCTCACCGGCATCCGCTACGACTTCAAGCCGTTCTACATCACCTATTCACTGGTCAAGTCGTCGGTCTTCGCCTTCATCATCACCTCCATTTCGGGCTTCTACGGCTACTACGCCAACGGCAACTCGCTCGAAGTGGGCCGCGCCAGCACGAAAGCCGTGGTGGTGAGCAGCATCGTGATCCTGATTTTCAACCTGATCCTCACCCAAATCATGCTGACTTAA
- a CDS encoding C10 family peptidase — protein MRCGFRGNDDGGHAWVVDGYKTERNPVDVFMDVYDSNGNLLRGYYLGIENEYHDFVHCNWGWDGNGYFLHTWLFPKSPEIPDAGTGHAHVSIRPYTNDLKIIKGIWR, from the coding sequence ATCCGTTGCGGATTCAGGGGGAACGATGACGGAGGTCATGCATGGGTTGTTGACGGCTATAAAACGGAACGTAATCCGGTCGATGTGTTTATGGATGTGTACGACAGCAACGGCAACCTGCTCCGGGGGTATTATCTGGGCATTGAAAACGAGTATCATGATTTCGTGCATTGCAACTGGGGCTGGGACGGGAACGGCTATTTCCTGCACACGTGGTTGTTTCCCAAGAGTCCGGAGATACCGGACGCGGGGACGGGGCATGCGCATGTAAGCATTCGCCCGTATACGAATGATTTGAAAATTATAAAAGGAATCTGGCGATGA
- a CDS encoding ABC transporter ATP-binding protein: MIRAEHIVKSFDGRVVLKDISATFATGKTNLIIGQSGSGKTVLLKSLVGLHAIDSGQIYYDDVCYTSLSFTERKAIRQQIGMIFQGGALLDSSTVEENVRLPLDLFTNQSSKEKRDRVNFCLQRVNLKDVNDLYPAELSGGMIKRVAIARAIVMNPKYLFCDEPNSGLDPMTSVVIDNLIKEITEEYNITTIINTHDMNSVLEIGEHVIFIYKGEKWWEGNKHDILNSDNRELNEFVFASTMAKRAKACSGLHISETGR, encoded by the coding sequence ATGATCCGAGCCGAACATATCGTAAAATCCTTCGACGGAAGGGTCGTGCTGAAAGACATCTCCGCCACGTTCGCCACCGGTAAGACGAACCTGATCATCGGCCAGAGCGGATCGGGCAAAACCGTGCTGCTCAAATCGCTGGTCGGGCTCCACGCGATCGACAGCGGGCAAATCTATTACGACGACGTCTGTTACACCTCCCTCTCGTTCACCGAGCGCAAGGCGATCCGCCAGCAGATCGGCATGATCTTCCAGGGCGGCGCACTGCTCGACTCCTCCACGGTCGAAGAGAACGTGCGCCTGCCGCTCGACCTGTTCACCAACCAAAGCTCGAAAGAGAAACGCGACCGCGTGAATTTTTGCCTGCAAAGGGTCAACCTCAAGGATGTGAACGACCTCTACCCCGCCGAGCTGAGCGGCGGTATGATCAAGCGCGTAGCCATCGCACGCGCGATCGTGATGAACCCCAAATACCTCTTCTGCGACGAGCCCAATTCGGGCCTCGACCCGATGACCTCGGTGGTGATTGACAACCTGATCAAGGAGATCACCGAGGAGTACAACATCACCACGATCATCAACACGCACGACATGAACTCGGTGCTCGAGATCGGCGAACACGTGATCTTCATCTACAAAGGGGAGAAGTGGTGGGAAGGCAACAAGCACGACATCCTGAATTCCGACAACCGGGAGCTCAACGAATTCGTTTTCGCCTCGACAATGGCCAAACGTGCCAAAGCCTGCAGCGGGTTGCACATCTCCGAAACCGGCCGATAA